TCCTTAAAATTTATTTTTTATATTTTTTTGAAAATTTAACAATCAAACCAAGCGTTTTTTAGGGCATTCCTAAATTGGGCTCTCGTGACTGAATCCGTTATTTGTATTAATCTTTCCGCTTCTTTTACATCTCCTTCCTTGTACATTTTAAAGCAATAGCAGACTTGCTTATCGCTCGTTAGTTTCTTAAAATCTTGATCCGAAATGTGATTATCCTTCGCCTTTTTTTGTATATTCTTGGTTACGGAGTTCTTACTCTCAATATTTTGTTTAGGCTGCGTTTTTAAAAAAATACAAATTGTCGAAATAGAAACCTTAATTTTTTTGTATTGGATCAAAAAATCTTGGATTTGAAGAAGAGAGCAGTTGTTATCTCTTAGGGCTTGGATCTCATTTCGATAGTCATTCAATTTCATCCGCCGTTTTTTTTTCTTTGGAATTTCCTCTAAGTATTTTTCAACTTCTTTCAATTTCACCTCCTTAAAACTCTTCCTTTGTTGGTTTTTGATTTCTCTTATCTACATTCAGGAATTTTTATTTATTTTTAGAATTTTCGATAAATTTCTGTTTATTTTTAATAGTTTTTATTTGTTTCGAGTTGTTTTAATGAGTTTAGGTTAATTTCGATTTTAGTTTTAATAAGTTTCGATTTGATATTTTTAAATGCCGATTGTATCGGAGTTTCAAAGCATTGTCATTTTTTTTCTTAATTTTTTGGAATCGTAGTAAATACCCTTGTCATCGAGCCCGAAGGGCAAAACAACACCTTGCGTAAGGTGTCTAAGAAAATAGAGCGATAAATAGGGCATTTTGTAAAAAAATATATTTGGGGAGAAAAGGGCGGTTGAGCTCGTTTATAGTCAAAATTATTCGTTATTTCTGAATATATATGTTAAGGATAATATTCAACTATTCAATTTTTTTGAGTAGTTCAAAAAGGAGAAATATGAATAATAATCCAATTTTAGAGTTTGAAAAATTTATCAAAAATTCTAAAAATAATGAAACATCAGAACACGTGAGAAGAGTATCCTCATACACAAAACAATTGTGTATTTTATTGGGGATTGAAAATGAGAAAACTAACATAATATCAAAGGCCTCAGTTTTTCATGATATTGGGAAAATACTGATTCCAGATGCGATACTCAACAAAGCAGACAAGTTAAATCATGAAGAATGGAAGACAGTTAAAACTCATGCTTTGCTTGGATACGAAATGCTAAAAAGATCTAATAATGATATTTTTCAAGTTGCATCTTTGATCGCATATAGTCATCATGAGAAATGGGATGGTACGGGCTATCCATTGTCTCTTAGAGGTGATGAGATTAATCTCTTTGCGAGGATAGTTGCTGTTGTCGATGTGTTTGATGCTCTCTGTAGCATAAGAAGCTATAAGAAAGAGTGGGCAGTTGAAAAAGCGCTTGACTATATAGCAGATGAAAGAAGCAAACATTTTGATCCTGGCATTACTGATATATTCTTAAAAAATTCAAAGCTTTTCATCAAAATTAAAAATGCCCATAGATGAAAAATAGCGTCGCTGCGCTTCACGCAGAATAGGCATAAAGCTTACGCATTATGCCTCTTGAAAAATGTTAGCCTATAGTAAGCCATGATTTTTCATTTTTTCATTTCTTTTATAAGTATCCTTATAGGATACGAAATAATAGCCCCTGTTAGATTTAGCAAAGTGGCTCCTACCCCTGCAATATATATAATAGGATAAAGAGGTAAAATGATTATTTTTTCGATACTATTTCTTTGCTGTGCTGTTGCATTTATGTCTTTTTTCTCTTTGATATTTCCGGCGGCGAACATTAAAGTCGTGCACAACAAAAGAGATATTAAAGTTTTCATTCTTATTCTATCTCCTTCATTTTGTAAAATGATCATGCAAAAACATTGCAGCAGCATAATAAATAGTAGCAATTACAATTACAATTGCCGGTAGAAATTTAAATATTAAGTTGATTTCGTGTAGTGTCATTTTCTTTTCCTTTAAATTTTTCTCTCTACTATATATTCAGAAAAATTCCATGAAATTTAGATAAAAGTTTTGAGTTACAAATACATTATAATCCTTAAATAAAAGTCGAGATGGTCATTCATTTAACAAGCCTTGCATGTGTAATTGTAGTGAATTGCCTACCATTCTATTTAATTTTCTCAAATTTAATAACTAGATAGCTGAAATCCCAATCGTCTTTAGCGGTTGGGCTGAAAGCTATAAGGCTTTAGCCTTGGTTAGCTATATAATTTCGTATTGTCTCAGGGTTGGCTTCCCCAATGCTACATACAAAATATCCATCAGTCCAAAAAGTTTTTTCTTTCCAAAAATGCTTTTGTAAGAATTGCTGATGAATTTTCCAGATTCTTTTTGTTGATATAGATTTTATACGATTGACAATAGCAGATATGGAAACCCTAGGGATATATTGTATCATTAAGTGTATATGGTCTTTATCTGTTTCCATCTCTATAATATCAAAATCACTGTTGCTCTCAATATCTCTAATGATATTTTTAGTATCTGTTTCTACTCCTCGCACAAGCAACTTTTTTCTATATTTGCATACTAATATTAAATGCACTTTTAGATTGTGTTTCGCCCTGTTTGTTGTTTGGTAGCCGTATAGTTTTTGATTGTTTTTCTTCATGCTTCTTGCTCCTTGACATATTTATAGATAAATACTATAATATTATAAATAAGTGAAAAATTAAGGATTGTCAATGAAAAAGATAGATGAACAGAGTCTTGAAAATGCCTATCGTCTATTTGATAATGGCGACATAGAAAACATTGAAGTAGGCACAATAAAAGGGCTACAGCAGATACATCTTTATCTTTTTGATGGACTCTATGATTTTGCAGGGCAAATAAGAGAACTAAATATCTCCAAGGGGAATTTCAGATTTGCAAACAGTTTGTACCTTAAAGATATTTTGCCAAAAATAGAGTCAATGAACGAAGATAGTTTTGAAGAGATCATTGAGAAATATGTCGAAATGAATATTGCTCATCCTTTTATGGAAGGTAATGGCAGAAGTATGAGGATATGGCTTGATCTGATCTTGAAAGAAAGGCTGCAAAGGGTTGTAAATTGGCAGTTTGTGAACAAAGAAGCCTATCTTCAAGCTATGGAGAGAAGCCCGATTAATGATTTGGAACTTAGAACTTTACTGGGCAACAACCTAACAGATGAGATTAACAATAGGGAGATCATCTTCAAAGGAATAGAGCAGTCTTATCACTATGAGGGCTACGAAAAAAGCGAGCCTCAAAAAGAGAGCGCAAAGAAGCAAGAGCAAAGCAGACCATAAAATGCTCAAAGCCTACAAATACCGTATCTACCCGACCAAAGAGCAGATCACGCTGATCGAAAAGCATTTCGGTTCTACACGGTTCTTGTATAACTACTTTTTGGAATACAGGCAAAAAGCCTATGCTAAGGGCAATCAGAAAGTCGGGTACATGGTCACACAGGCAGAACTTACCAAGCTGAAAAAACTCAAAGAGTATGAATGGCTTAATGAATGCGGAAGCCAGTCGTTGCAGATGGCGTTGAGGGATTTGGACTCTGCATACAGCAGGTTCTTCAAGAAACAAGGTGCTTATCCTAAATTCAAATCAAAAAAGCATACATCGCAGAGTTTCACTGCTCCACAGAACATTAAGTTAGCGAGCAACCGTGTTTATCTTCCAAAGTTTACCAAAGACGGCATCAAAGTAAAGCTGCATAGAGAGATGCCAAACAATGCCGTACTGAAACAGGCTACTGTATCAAGACAGAACAACCAATATTTCGTATCTATTCTCATTGATGATGGAAATACTATACCTAAGCCAACCAAAGCCAAAAATGCGGTTGGTTTGGATATGGGATTAACCGATCTCATTATTACTAGTGATGGAGTAAAGTATTCAAACAACAAATACTTTGTAAAGTCACAACAGAAACTCAAAAAACTGCAAAGACGATTATCTAAAAAAAAGAAAGGAAGCAAAAACAGACAAAAAGCAAAACTAAGAGTGCAAAAACTTCACACTAAAATTACAAATCAAAGAAAAGACAATCTTCATAAAATATCAAATGAGATAACCAATCAATATGATATTATCTGTCTTGAAACTTTGAATGTTAAGGGTATGATTAAAAACCATAAACTAGCTAAATCAATAGCTGATGTTGCGTGGGGTGAGTTTATGCGACAATTAGAGTATAAGGCAAGCTGGAGAGGCAAAACTATTATAAAAATAGACCAATGGTTTCCATCAAGCCAAATATGCTCTTATTGTGGAGCAAGTACAGGTAAAAAACCTCTAAATGTTAGAAAATTCGATTGCCCTGAATGTCATAAAAAAGATATAGACCGTGATATAAACGCATCAATAAACATTAGAAACTACGGCTTAGGACAAATAGATAATAGAAATACGGCAGGAACTGTCGAAGTATAAGCTTGTGGAGTGTCATAGAGTTTTTAGCACTTGCTAAAAATCACGGCATTATGAAGCAAGAAGCCCAATCGTCTAAACTTGTTTAGCGGTTGGGTAGTTCACTGGTTGACTGCCTTTTTTAGCACCGGATCATTCAAAATAAAATATCTCAAACTTGTAATCGTTATTGGCTTTGGAAGCTGTGCATTAACAATCTTTAAGATACTTGCATATGAAAGATTAAGATTAAGATATTTTAAAATCTCATCTTTGAGTGGATCTAAAACTCTTTCCCGGTTGCGTGAACCTTTTGGTCGCCCAAGCATTTTGCCTTTTGCTTTGGCTGCAGCCAAACCTTGTTTTGTACGTTCACTTATTATTTCTCGCTCTGTCTCTGCAAAAT
This genomic window from Sulfurospirillum sp. 1612 contains:
- the tnpA gene encoding IS200/IS605 family transposase, with protein sequence MKKNNQKLYGYQTTNRAKHNLKVHLILVCKYRKKLLVRGVETDTKNIIRDIESNSDFDIIEMETDKDHIHLMIQYIPRVSISAIVNRIKSISTKRIWKIHQQFLQKHFWKEKTFWTDGYFVCSIGEANPETIRNYIANQG
- a CDS encoding RNA-guided endonuclease TnpB family protein, whose amino-acid sequence is MLKAYKYRIYPTKEQITLIEKHFGSTRFLYNYFLEYRQKAYAKGNQKVGYMVTQAELTKLKKLKEYEWLNECGSQSLQMALRDLDSAYSRFFKKQGAYPKFKSKKHTSQSFTAPQNIKLASNRVYLPKFTKDGIKVKLHREMPNNAVLKQATVSRQNNQYFVSILIDDGNTIPKPTKAKNAVGLDMGLTDLIITSDGVKYSNNKYFVKSQQKLKKLQRRLSKKKKGSKNRQKAKLRVQKLHTKITNQRKDNLHKISNEITNQYDIICLETLNVKGMIKNHKLAKSIADVAWGEFMRQLEYKASWRGKTIIKIDQWFPSSQICSYCGASTGKKPLNVRKFDCPECHKKDIDRDINASINIRNYGLGQIDNRNTAGTVEV
- a CDS encoding HD-GYP domain-containing protein, with protein sequence MNNNPILEFEKFIKNSKNNETSEHVRRVSSYTKQLCILLGIENEKTNIISKASVFHDIGKILIPDAILNKADKLNHEEWKTVKTHALLGYEMLKRSNNDIFQVASLIAYSHHEKWDGTGYPLSLRGDEINLFARIVAVVDVFDALCSIRSYKKEWAVEKALDYIADERSKHFDPGITDIFLKNSKLFIKIKNAHR
- the fic gene encoding protein adenylyltransferase Fic — translated: MKKIDEQSLENAYRLFDNGDIENIEVGTIKGLQQIHLYLFDGLYDFAGQIRELNISKGNFRFANSLYLKDILPKIESMNEDSFEEIIEKYVEMNIAHPFMEGNGRSMRIWLDLILKERLQRVVNWQFVNKEAYLQAMERSPINDLELRTLLGNNLTDEINNREIIFKGIEQSYHYEGYEKSEPQKESAKKQEQSRP